A window of the Eremothecium cymbalariae DBVPG#7215 chromosome 5, complete sequence genome harbors these coding sequences:
- the MME1 gene encoding Mme1p (similar to Ashbya gossypii AFL196W) — protein sequence MLHFTSSIPVVGTHHDNYPHTPGDHGAPSHGGSGSASGTDRAEYNPVLQCIVAGGVGGAIGDSAMYSLDTVKTRQQGAPSVVKYRNMAIAYRSIALEEGFRRGLYGGYAAAMLGSFPSAAIFFGTYEYIKREMIEKWQVNETTTHLIAGFLGDLVSSVVYVPSEVLKTRLQLQGRYNNAHFNSGYNYRHLRHAVFTIVKNEGPQTLFFGYKATLVRDLPFSALQFAFYEKFRKWAFSIEGKPLDKDLSISSEIVAGALAGGLGGVITTPLDVIKTRLQTQIPNSTANLNGIPQLNSVKPLRLSSSILSGMLVVYKTEGISGIFSGVGPRFIWTSIQSSIMLLLYQTTLKALDNYGLSKKLT from the coding sequence ATGCTTCATTTTACTTCTTCGATACCTGTGGTTGGTACACATCATGACAATTATCCTCACACGCCCGGAGACCATGGAGCGCCTTCTCATGGGGGATCCGGTTCAGCATCAGGTACCGACAGAGCTGAATACAACCCAGTATTGCAATGTATAGTAGCTGGTGGCGTTGGTGGAGCAATAGGAGATTCAGCTATGTATTCTTTAGATACTGTGAAGACTAGACAGCAAGGTGCGCCTAGTGTAGTCAAGTATAGAAACATGGCGATCGCTTATCGATCCATCGCTTTAGAAGAAGGGTTCAGACGAGGTTTATATGGAGGTTATGCAGCAGCAATGCTGGGGTCTTTTCCTAGTGcagcaatattttttgGGACTTACGAATACATTAAACGGGAAATGATTGAAAAGTGGCAAGTCAATGAGACAACCACCCATTTAATTGCAGGATTTTTGGGCGACTTGGTATCAAGTGTGGTCTATGTTCCAAGTGAGGTGTTGAAGACAAGATTGCAATTGCAAGGAAGATACAATAATGCACATTTTAATTCTGGTTACAATTATCGTCATCTAAGACATGCGGTGTTTACAATTGTTAAAAATGAAGGCCCTCAAAcattgttttttggttaCAAAGCCACTCTGGTGAGAGATCTTCCATTTAGTGCTTTGCAATTTGCGTTTTACGAAAAGTTCAGAAAATGGGCCTTCTCAATCGAGGGAAAGCCGCTCGATAAAGATTTGTCAATCTCAAGTGAGATAGTCGCTGGTGCTCTTGCTGGTGGTTTGGGCGGAGTAATCACTACTCCGCTAGACGTAATAAAAACCCGTCTACAAACTCAAATACCGAATTCAACAGCCAATCTTAATGGTATTCCGCAACTCAACTCCGTAAAACCATTGAGACTATCCAGCTCTATCCTCAGTGGCATGCTTGTGGTTTACAAAACCGAAGGCATATCAGGCATATTCAGCGGTGTTGGGCCAAGATTCATTTGGACTAGTATACAAAGCAGCATAATGCTGTTGCTATATCAAACAACTCTAAAGGCACTGGACAACTACGGTCTTTCGAAAAAGTTAACCTGA
- the QRI7 gene encoding putative N(6)-L-threonylcarbamoyladenine synthase (similar to Ashbya gossypii AFL197C) has product MLRRFYNGGSLVRRGFKVLCIETSCDDTCVSVLDRFNRQQPLRVLCHYKETLDSLEDGGIVPIKAHTHHQIALGKLTQRAFRDALGTIDLVCVTRGPGMVGSLSAGISFAKGLSVALNKPLIGVHHMLGHLLIPRMESNGEGVKYPFLSLLVSGGHTMLVLSRSAIEHEVLCDTIDIAVGDSLDKCAREIGIRGNMLAKEMESFINEDMEQAKLSDSMKIGLPNPLRNKNDRVNMQAFSFCPFVTAVKKNLPKPLLQLNIQERREIAYKIQEGIFKHVISQLNLVLRLNSEKLSDVKQFVCSGGVSANQRLRTKLETELEHDFASFHYPNIELCTDNAVMIGWAGIELYEKHGLTTGLGATAIRKWPIDKMLDVPDWVVPDKT; this is encoded by the coding sequence ATGCTAAGGCGGTTCTATAACGGTGGAAGCTTGGTAAGGCGCGGATTCAAAGTTCTGTGCATCGAAACGTCATGCGATGACACATGTGTATCTGTTCTAGATAGGTTTAATCGGCAACAGCCTCTAAGGGTCCTTTGTCACTATAAAGAAACATTGGATAGTTTGGAAGATGGTGGTATAGTGCCTATTAAGGCCCATACGCACCATCAAATAGCTCTGGGCAAGCTGACGCAGAGGGCATTTAGAGATGCTTTGGGTACCATAGACCTTGTATGTGTAACCAGAGGGCCGGGGATGGTTGGCTCACTTTCTGCAggtatttcttttgctAAAGGATTGAGTGTTGCTTTGAATAAGCCTCTTATAGGAGTGCATCATATGCTTGGCCATTTACTGATCCCAAGAATGGAGAGTAATGGGGAGGGGGTCAAGTACCCGTTTTTGAGTTTATTGGTAAGTGGTGGGCATACAATGTTGGTGCTTTCCAGGTCTGCTATTGAACACGAGGTATTGTGCGATACGATAGATATTGCCGTGGGAGATTCCTTGGATAAATGCGCCAGGGAGATTGGGATAAGAGGGAACATGTTGGCTAAGGAGATGGAATCATTTATAAATGAAGACATGGAACAAGCAAAGCTGTCTGATTCCATGAAAATTGGGTTGCCAAATCCACTCAGAAACAAGAATGATAGAGTTAACATGCAGGCCTTTTCGTTTTGCCCATTTGTAACTGctgttaaaaaaaatcttccAAAGCCTCTACTTCAACTGAATATCCAGGAGAGACGTGAGATTGCATATAAAATCCAAGAGGGAATATTTAAACACGTAATAAGTCAGCTGAATCTTGTTTTGAGACTCAATTCTGAAAAGTTATCAGACGTTAAGCAATTTGTTTGTTCCGGAGGAGTTAGCGCTAATCAGCGCCTGCGAACTAAATTAGAAACGGAATTAGAGCATGattttgcttcttttcattaTCCAAACATTGAACTGTGCACAGATAACGCAGTTATGATAGGATGGGCTGGCATAGAGTTGTACGAGAAGCACGGCCTGACGACAGGTCTAGGAGCTACTGCTATCAGAAAATGGCCCATAGATAAGATGCTAGATGTCCCTGATTGGGTTGTACCGGATAAAACCTAG
- the NSE4 gene encoding Smc5-Smc6 complex subunit NSE4 (similar to Ashbya gossypii AFL198W) → MTDELPTVKKRRIATDSVGEEVVEGAFGKEFQILQGYRDFENEVIQDRAAVSRTGDISVAMQRLKEVNLLFRKAGDLDLNINSLYAQDSHAVMNVSELASISVRNLKLTDAGKVLKVDDIINSAKRYMLVDFFSELRGEAQSVPTDNDNEEQEQDEENAGDEGDEGVNAGVDSTSNHQFKQNKLRSAFLKQFEVYDDFNQFNWFRMGALFQHLSKSPTVVDHMLGPLAVQKKQRVASQRRPAENIGEKITADTVTKETLSVNQEETTPEQVKKCFKVLLEKNGYNQISLFKFIIDPNSYSRSIEHLFYTSFLIKEGRLVLEDDENGYPAIRPKEPLPTDPKEREIERQRRSDASQKHLIFQMDMPTWKVLIKKFKITDSFLA, encoded by the coding sequence ATGACTGATGAGTTGCCAACGGTAAAAAAAAGACGTATAGCTACAGATAGTGTCGGAGAGGAGGTTGTGGAAGGTGCGTTTGGGAAggaatttcaaattctgcAAGGTTATCGTGATTTCGAAAATGAAGTAATTCAAGACCGAGCTGCCGTGTCTAGAACTGGTGATATATCTGTTGCCATGCAGCGGTTAAAGGAGGTAAATTTATTGTTTAGAAAGGCAGGGGACTTGGACCTAAATATTAATTCTCTGTACGCTCAAGATTCGCATGCTGTTATGAATGTTAGTGAATTGGCCAGTATTAGTGTTCGTAATTTAAAGTTGACGGATGCAGGTAAAGTATTAAAGGTcgatgatattattaattcaGCTAAAAGGTATATGTtagttgatttttttaGCGAGCTCCGTGGGGAAGCTCAATCTGTGCCAAcagataatgataatgaagaacaagaacaagatgaagagaatGCAGGAGATGAAGGAGATGAAGGAGTGAACGCTGGCGTAGATTCTACATCAAACCATCAATTCAAGCAGAATAAACTTCGTAGTGCGTTTTTAAAGCAATTTGAAGTTTACGATGATTTCAATCAATTCAACTGGTTCAGAATGGGCGCACTTTTCCAACATTTAAGTAAGTCCCCGACGGTTGTAGATCACATGTTAGGTCCACTTGCTGTccaaaagaagcagcgtGTTGCTAGCCAGAGAAGACCTGCtgaaaatattggtgaAAAGATCACTGCTGATACAGTAACAAAGGAGACATTAAGTGTTAATCAGGAAGAAACGACTCCCGAGCAGGTGAAGAAATGCTTTAAAGTACTACTGGAAAAAAATGGTTATAACCAAATCAGTTtgtttaaatttattatagATCCAAATTCCTACTCCAGATCGATCGAACATCTATTCTATACAAGTTTCTTGATAAAGGAGGGCCGTCTCGTTctagaagatgatgaaaacgGCTATCCAGCTATACGACCTAAAGAGCCGTTACCAACTGACCCAAAAGAAAGGGAAATTGAACGACAACGAAGAAGTGATGCCTCTCAAAAACATCTCATATTCCAAATGGATATGCCCACATGGAAAGTCctaattaaaaaatttaaaattactGATTCTTTCTTGGCATAA
- the MAK11 gene encoding Mak11p (similar to Ashbya gossypii ACR166W): MSGNQFRIIVGSYEHNLLCLSLNLDMSEPLFTPIFHFQAHSLSIKCLDISRRYLVSGSNDEHIKIYDLQKRKELGTLFNHNGSITSLKFSRAKDVGGNGTPQNNKWMLSASEDNKIVIWRVKDWENFGILKGHTGRINDLDIHPSNRVAVSVSEDHTIRLWNLMTAKKAAILKLKKYNQNGKFVRWCGNGEFFLVALANKILLYNTATAKVHREIDTGRKTVMHVEVETIDDKEFVCVGLNDGNVQFWETSNLYKDFKEDEPPQEPVFSLRGHSNRVKDFKFYKNEFGHYLVTISSDGKVVVWDLSIKDQLAVYDCSERLNCLAVCNESVEKYDTVKKRTLEASEFDEQSEAEADTEELKQIMLGRPKKKNKSKKKKNKVSIEIE, from the coding sequence ATGTCTGGTAATCAATTTAGAATAATCGTTGGTTCGTATGAACATAACTTGTTATGTTTGTCGCTAAATTTGGATATGAGTGAGCCGTTATTCACACCAATTTTCCACTTTCAAGCACACTCTTTAAGCATTAAATGTCTAGATATCTCAAGAAGATACCTTGTATCTGGTTCTAATGATGAGCATATCAAAATATATGACTTGCAGAAAAGAAAGGAACTGGGCACTTTGTTTAATCATAATGGGTCGATCACAAGTTTGAAATTTTCTAGAGCTAAAGATGTTGGTGGGAATGGCACGCCCCAAAATAATAAGTGGATGCTGTCAGCATCTGAGGACAACAAGATAGTTATTTGGAGAGTTAAAGATTGGGAAAATTTTGGTATACTCAAGGGTCATACGGGAAGGATTAATGATTTGGATATCCATCCTTCGAATAGGGTGGCTGTAAGTGTTAGTGAGGATCATACAATCCGGTTATGGAACCTTATGACAGCAAAGAAGGCAGCGATTTTAAAACTCAAAAAATACAACCAAAATGGCAAGTTCGTGAGATGGTGTGGCAATGGAGAATTCTTTTTGGTAGCTTTAGCAAACAAGATCTTGTTATACAATACGGCTACTGCCAAGGTTCACCGTGAAATTGACACTGGGAGAAAAACTGTAATGCATGTTGAGGTCGAGACCATCGATGATAAAGAGTTCGTCTGTGTTGGCCTAAACGATGGTAATGTCCAATTTTGGGAAACTTCCAATCTATATAAGGATTTTAAGGAGGATGAACCACCCCAAGAACCAGTATTTTCCCTTCGTGGCCACAGTAACCGTGTTAAGGACTTCAAGTTTTATAAGAACGAATTCGGTCATTACTTGGTCACCATCAGTTCAGATGGTAAAGTGGTTGTATGGGATCTATCTATAAAAGATCAACTTGCAGTCTATGATTGCAGTGAACGGTTGAACTGCTTAGCGGTATGCAACGAAAGCGTTGAGAAGTATGACACAGTCAAGAAAAGAACCTTGGAGGCATCTGAATTTGATGAACAGAGTGAGGCAGAGGCAGACACTGAGGAATTGAAGCAAATCATGCTTGGCAGgccaaaaaagaagaacaaaagtaaaaagaaaaagaacaaggtTTCCATAGAAATAGAATAA
- the LYS1 gene encoding saccharopine dehydrogenase (NAD+, L-lysine-forming) (similar to Ashbya gossypii ACR167C), with protein sequence MGVTLHLRAETKALEARAALTPSVVRKLLDKGFKIYVEESAQSTFRKEEYEEAGAEIVDAGSWQEADKDRIIIGLKEMPETDTFPLVHEHIQFAHCYKDQAGWREVLGRFKRGQGLLYDLEFLEDDQGRRVAAFGFYAGFAGAAVGLRDWAFKHTHADSEELPALTPYPNEQALVADVVADCRAAFKTGAKQPTVLIIGALGRCGSGAVDLLRKCGIPDENILKWDMDETKHGGPFKEIARADIFINCIYLSKAIPPFINMELLNDPERNLRTVVDVSADTTNVHNPIPIYSISTVFNKPTVVVPTTAGPKLSVVSIDHLPSMLPREASEAFVNDLLPHLETLTERDTAPVWVRAKQLFEKHCSRLDREQML encoded by the coding sequence ATGGGTGTAACGTTACATTTGAGGGCGGAAACCAAGGCATTGGAGGCTCGTGCAGCTCTGACACCGAGTGTGGTACGTAAGCTTTTAGATAAGGGCTTTAAGATATATGTAGAGGAGAGTGCGCAGTCTACATTCAGAAAGGAAGAGTATGAGGAGGCAGGAGCTGAGATTGTAGATGCAGGATCGTGGCAGGAGGCAGACAAGGACAGGATTATAATAGGGTTGAAGGAGATGCCGGAGACGGATACGTTTCCACTTGTACATGAGCATATTCAATTTGCGCATTGTTATAAGGATCAGGCTGGCTGGCGTGAGGTTCTTGGACGTTTTAAACGGGGCCAAGGTCTTCTATATGATCTTGAGTTCTTAGAGGACGATCAGGGTAGACGGGTTGCAGCTTTTGGGTTTTATGCGGGGTTTGCTGGGGCCGCGGTGGGATTGAGAGATTGGGCGTTTAAGCATACGCATGCTGATTCCGAGGAGCTGCCTGCATTAACACCTTATCCGAATGAACAGGCATTGGTGGCAGATGTTGTTGCTGACTGTCGTGCTGCTTTTAAAACGGGAGCGAAGCAGCCAACCGTGTTGATTATTGGTGCGTTAGGCAGGTGTGGTAGCGGAGCAGTTGATCTGCTGCGCAAGTGTGGGATTCCAGATGAAAATATTCTCAAATGGGATATGGACGAAACTAAGCATGGTGGTCcattcaaagaaattgCCCGTGCGGATATATTCATCAACTGCATATATTTGTCAAAGGCCATCCCGCCATTTATAAACATGGAACTGTTGAATGATCCTGAACGGAATTTGAGAACTGTAGTTGATGTTTCAGCAGACACAACAAATGTTCATAACCCTATTCCAATTTACAGTATTTCTACTGTATTTAACAAGCCGACAGTTGTAGTTCCTACCACAGCGGGGCCCAAGCTTTCGGTTGTTTCGATAGACCACTTGCCATCCATGTTGCCTAGAGAGGCATCGGAAGCATTTGTTAATGATCTGCTTCCTCATCTAGAAACGCTCACTGAAAGAGATACCGCACCTGTATGGGTGAGGGCGAAGcagttgtttgaaaagcATTGCTCGCGCTTAGATCGGGAACAGATGCTCTGA
- the CDC16 gene encoding anaphase promoting complex subunit CDC16 (similar to Ashbya gossypii ACR168W), translated as MSSGNTPSQHESTLAISPLVTNRGRSQPEPRRVTMASSNTGTVGVGGGGSVMGGGGSTQTPRNPLNNSPLVQKTTTHLGTPYIVEGAPTSGLLVSMSKNGLFGPTIPSTLRKVSNVREYSGVSDTNGSTIEDNDQFGIDITELSAAEKLRLWRHDALMQHHYRTAEYIGDKVYSMTHDPNDAFWLAQVYYNMGQYIRAVDLLSRDGLDASSVMCRYLAALCLVKMERYEDALDIVGENNPFKDESAEHVRNQDGGIKLESSLCYLRGQIYSAQNNLELAKECFKEAVQVDVKNFEAFDHLVSNNMLTPDEETEFVATLDFTDLDDNQELIKCLYATKLSKYGDLTKLKTAQYYLIDEYDLGDNKDVQTTEIELLIFQGKYLECLEMCEKVLERDEFNFDVLPTYIQCLYELGGKNKLFLVSHKLAESFPKSSVTWFAVGTYYFSINNIPEARKYFSKASVLDPNFGYAWLGFAHTYAVEGEHEQALSAYSTAARFFPGTHLPHLYLGMQYSRMDTLTLAEEYFMMAYDICPTDPLLLNELGVVYFKKMDYPRAKKFFKRACEAINSQQSDASSVAISTYLNLGHTYRKLDEDERALHCFKTVLERWKPSANVWCALATVYLKMKKLQKAIDALHSVLAMDPSHQTGQQLLKIALDVNVHLPLDNGHPLMVSAKINENRTFGSNDKKRSLGTIDPVVIAKRLKQGSLSSDEGDSMDIE; from the coding sequence ATGTCATCAGGGAACACTCCATCTCAACATGAGTCAACGTTGGCCATATCGCCTTTAGTGACAAATCGAGGTAGGTCACAACCTGAGCCAAGGCGGGTGACAATGGCATCATCGAATACAGGGACGGTAGGTGTAGGTGGAGGAGGGAGTGTAATGGGAGGGGGTGGGTCTACACAGACGCCTCGTAATCCGTTGAATAATAGTCCTTTGGTTCAGAAGACAACGACACATCTTGGGACTCCATATATTGTGGAAGGCGCACCTACATCAGGTCTGCTTGTTTCGATGTCTAAAAACGGGCTTTTTGGGCCTACGATTCCATCTACGTTGCGGAAGGTTAGTAACGTGAGAGAATATTCAGGTGTGAGCGATACTAATGGGAGTACTATTGAGGATAACGATCAATTTGGGATTGATATTACAGAGTTGTCTGCAGCGGAAAAGTTGCGGCTTTGGCGGCACGATGCGCTCATGCAGCATCACTATCGGACTGCAGAGTATATTGGAGATAAGGTATATTCAATGACACATGACCCTAACGATGCATTTTGGTTGGCACAGGTTTACTACAATATGGGCCAGTATATTAGGGCAGTCGACTTGCTCTCTAGGGATGGTTTGGACGCGTCTAGCGTGATGTGCCGATATCTTGCAGCTTTGTGTTTAGTTAAGATGGAAAGGTACGAAGATGCATTAGACATTGTAGGTGAGAATAATCCGTTTAAGGATGAATCTGCGGAGCATGTGAGGAACCAAGATGGTGGAATTAAGTTGGAATCTTCTTTGTGTTATCTACGTGGTCAAATATACTCCGCTCAGAACAATCTCGAGCTAGCCAAAGAATGCTTCAAAGAAGCGGTTCAGGTAGAtgtaaaaaattttgaagcatTTGATCATCTAGTATCCAATAATATGCTAACACCCGATGAGGAGACTGAGTTTGTTGCTACGTTGGATTTTACAGATCTTGACGATAATCAGGAATTGATTAAATGTTTGTATGCAACAAAATTGTCCAAATATGGGGATCTTACAAAGTTAAAAACTGCGcaatattatttaattgACGAGTATGATTTAGGAGACAACAAGGATGTTCAAACCACGGAGATTGAACTACTCATCTTCCAGGGCAAGTACCTAGAATGCCTTGAAATGTGTGAGAAAGTATTGGAACGCGATGAATTTAATTTCGATGTATTACCAACCTATATACAGTGCCTGTACGAATTAGGAGGAAAGAACAAGCTCTTCCTAGTCTCACATAAGTTGGCTGAAAGTTTCCCCAAAAGCTCTGTCACTTGGTTTGCAGTGGGTACATACTATTTTtccatcaataatattccaGAGGCTAGGAAATACTTTTCCAAAGCATCTGTACTAGACCCCAATTTTGGTTACGCTTGGTTGGGCTTTGCACATACTTATGCAGTAGAAGGTGAACATGAGCAGGCACTATCAGCATACTCAACTGCAGCACGTTTTTTCCCAGGCACACACTTACCGCATTTATATTTAGGAATGCAATATTCACGTATGGACACACTAACACTAGCAGAAGAATACTTCATGATGGCCTACGATATCTGTCCGACTGATCCCTTACTATTAAACGAGCTTGGAGTTGTatacttcaaaaaaatggaCTATCCAAGAGCaaaaaaattctttaaaagAGCTTGTGAGGCCATCAATTCACAGCAATCGGATGCATCATCTGTGGCCATATCCACATACTTAAACCTAGGCCATACCTACAGAAAATTGGATGAGGACGAACGAGCATTGCATTGCTTTAAGACAGTATTGGAAAGGTGGAAACCTTCCGCAAACGTTTGGTGCGCGCTGGCAACTGtgtatttaaaaatgaaaaagcTACAAAAGGCTATAGATGCACTACACTCAGTCCTTGCAATGGATCCCAGCCACCAAACTGGCCAACAGTTGTTAAAAATTGCACTCGATGTTAATGTGCACCTCCCGTTGGACAATGGCCATCCATTGATGGTGAGTGCCAAAATCAACGAAAATAGAACTTTTGGATCAAATGACAAAAAACGTTCTCTAGGTACTATCGATCCGGTAGTAATAGCAAAAAGGTTGAAACAGGGAAGTTTATCTTCGGATGAAGGCGATTCAATGGATATAGAATAG
- a CDS encoding bifunctional uridylate/adenylate kinase (similar to Ashbya gossypii ACR170C): MFRTSRSRIIAQNKVVSCKLSSMCVPLRASFLIHRRKMKIPTGRFFSSTPNSEKSDPSKGKYRGTILTLLGALAIGSTLFSIGYQRSSPKELLEDNEHTGDSPGNLAQDVSVIFVLGGPGAGKGTQCARLVEKLGFVHVGAGDLLRDEQNRPGSQYGDLIKDYIKEGLIVPQEITVALLKRAIEESYKKGKKNFLVDGFPRKMDQAITFEKEVTPSKFVLFFDCPEKVMLERLLVRSQTSGRTDDNIESIKKRFKTFIDTSLPVVEYFEAQDRVVKIRCDQPVDQVYNHVENEVSRRLGVK, translated from the coding sequence ATGTTCAGGACTTCTCGATCACGTATTATTGCTCAAAATAAGGTTGTCAGTTGTAAATTGAGTTCAATGTGTGTTCCTCTACGTGCTTCTTTCTTAATTCATCGACGTAAGATGAAGATCCCAACTGGCAGATTTTTCTCCTCTACTCCTAATTCTGAAAAATCGGATCCTAGTAAAGGGAAGTATAGGGGTACGATCTTAACGCTATTGGGTGCTTTAGCAATAGGTTCAACATTATTTTCCATTGGATACCAGAGAAGCTCTCCGAAAGAATTGCTCGAGGATAACGAACATACTGGTGATAGCCCAGGTAATCTGGCGCAAGATGTCTCTGTGATTTTCGTTTTGGGTGGACCAGGTGCTGGAAAGGGTACTCAGTGTGCAAGATTAGTTGAGAAACTGGGATTTGTCCATGTGGGTGCAGGCGATCTCTTGAGAGATGAACAAAACAGACCTGGGTCGCAATACGGCGATTTGATCAAAGACTATATCAAGGAAGGTTTGATAGTTCCACAAGAAATCACTGTAGCGTTGTTAAAGAGGGCGATCGAAGAGAGTTATAAAAAGGGTAAGAAGAACTTTTTGGTCGATGGCTTCCCAAGAAAGATGGACCAGGCGATtacttttgaaaaggaagTCACGCCAAGCAAGTTTGTATTATTCTTTGATTGTCCAGAGAAAGTCATGCTGGAAAGATTATTGGTCAGAAGCCAGACTAGTGGTAGAACAGATGACAATATTGAATCCATTAAAAAGAGATTTAAGACTTTCATTGACACAAGCCTTCCCGTagttgaatattttgaagcTCAAGACAGAGTTGTTAAGATTCGTTGTGATCAACCAGTCGATCAAGTGTACAACCATGTTGAAAACGAAGTGAGTAGAAGGTTAGGAGTTAAATAA
- a CDS encoding SDR family oxidoreductase (similar to Ashbya gossypii ACR171C) translates to MSKIILVTGVSRGIGRAIVEKICATSDAVVLGIARSGAPLQELKTKYGEKFEYIVGDITDDAVIEKSLSLVTSKYGRLDAVIANAGVLDPVQDVNCIDVSEWKRLFDVNFFSVVTLVSNSLPLLKASQGNVIFVSSGASVTAYPSWGAYGSSKAALNHFAATIAADEPSVRAISVAPGVVDTQMQHDIRNKFSSSMVPSTLERFVNLDKNDQLLAPEVPATVYVNLALKGIPENVNGKYLRYDNNLIADYAT, encoded by the exons ATGAGTAAGATTATTCTGGTCACTGGTGTTTCTCGTGGAATTGGGCGTGCAATTGTTGAGAAAATATGCGCGACCTCAGATGCTGTTGTGCTTGGCATAGCAAGATCAGGGGCTCCTTTGCAAGAGTTGAAGACAAAGTATGGAGAGAAATTTGAATACATTGTTGGTGATATCACTGATGATGCTGTCATTGAAAAGTCATTATCACTTGTGACTTCCAAGTATGGGAGGTTGGATGCTGTTATAGCTAATGCGGGGGTGTTAGACCCTGTGCAGGATGTGAATTGTATCGACGTTTCAGAGTGGAAACGGCTTTTTGATGTCAATTTCTTTAGTGTTGTTACTCTTGTAAGCAACTCATTACCATTGTTGAAAGCCTCCCAGGGCAACGTTATATTTGTGAGTAGTGGCGCAAGTGTTACAGCATAC CCAAGTTGGGGTGCCTACGGCTCATCAAAAGCTGCTTTGAATCATTTTGCTGCAACAATAGCTGCTGATGAGCCCTCAGTAAGAGCTATTTCTGTTGCGCCAGGTGTTGTTGATACGCAAATGCAACATGATATCAGGAACAAGTTTAGTAGTTCGATGGTTCCCTCTACGTTGGAACGGTTTGTTAATCTAGATAAGAACGATCAACTCTTAGCTCCAGAGGTTCCTGCTACTGTTTATGTAAATTTGGCTCTCAAAGGTATTCCAGAAAATGTGAATGGCAAGTACTTGAGATATGACAATAACCTCATTGCAGATTATGCAACTTGA